Proteins from one Acidiphilium multivorum AIU301 genomic window:
- a CDS encoding PEP-CTERM sorting domain-containing protein — translation MRLRTILLATGLVVGTAMGSAFAAPINLVTNGDFSSVTGGITGPTQFGTQATVATKQFISAWTGNNGYEIWYPSANAAVNVNATGQYTYTGLEKLWGASAPPSGPGTFVGLDGDQTNGVQASIQQVLQDLTVGSTYQVSFNWAGAQMQSRHGATTEYLAVSLGSQTQNTAVLNNASQGFTGWQTATLDFVASSTSETLKFLSVGTPNGLPPMALLTNVSATDVPEPGSLALLGGGLVGLGLVLRRRRKATKTPKTEA, via the coding sequence ATGCGATTGCGAACGATTTTATTGGCGACGGGCTTGGTTGTCGGCACGGCAATGGGGTCCGCCTTTGCGGCGCCAATCAATTTGGTTACCAACGGTGATTTTTCATCTGTCACCGGGGGGATTACTGGACCTACTCAATTCGGCACTCAGGCTACGGTTGCGACGAAGCAATTTATCTCTGCGTGGACCGGTAATAACGGCTACGAAATCTGGTACCCGAGTGCCAACGCAGCAGTGAATGTAAATGCAACTGGCCAGTACACTTATACAGGCCTGGAAAAGCTGTGGGGAGCATCGGCCCCGCCGTCTGGTCCGGGTACATTTGTTGGCCTTGATGGCGACCAGACAAACGGAGTCCAAGCCAGTATCCAGCAGGTGCTGCAGGATCTGACCGTTGGCAGCACCTATCAAGTCAGCTTCAACTGGGCGGGGGCCCAGATGCAGAGCAGGCATGGGGCAACGACTGAGTACCTCGCGGTTTCGCTTGGCTCGCAGACCCAGAATACGGCGGTACTGAATAATGCAAGCCAAGGGTTCACCGGTTGGCAGACTGCGACGCTCGATTTCGTGGCGTCCAGCACGTCGGAGACGCTGAAATTCCTTTCAGTGGGAACGCCGAACGGCCTACCGCCAATGGCGCTCCTGACCAATGTTTCAGCCACTGATGTTCCGGAACCAGGCTCACTTGCGTTGCTCGGCGGTGGTTTGGTGGGGCTTGGCTTGGTGCTGCGCCGTCGCCGCAAGGCAACGAAGACGCCGAAAACCGAGGCCTGA